A window of the Candidatus Eisenbacteria bacterium genome harbors these coding sequences:
- the rbfA gene encoding 30S ribosome-binding factor RbfA, with protein MKIRPERVAQRMRREVAEILEAKLRDPRITGMVSVTDVEVNKDLTLAIVFVSVLATEEEAEKTLQVLAHAAPFVRHELAQRLGLREMPEVRFKLDTSIQHGARVDELLRKLRDHEPLEDSD; from the coding sequence CACAGCGCATGCGCCGCGAGGTCGCCGAGATACTCGAGGCGAAACTGCGCGACCCGCGTATCACCGGCATGGTGAGCGTGACCGACGTCGAGGTGAACAAGGACCTCACGCTCGCGATCGTATTCGTGAGTGTTCTGGCGACCGAGGAAGAGGCCGAGAAGACGCTGCAGGTGCTCGCGCACGCGGCGCCGTTCGTGCGCCACGAACTCGCACAGCGGCTCGGGTTGCGCGAGATGCCCGAGGTGCGTTTCAAGCTCGACACCTCGATCCAGCACGGCGCACGTGTCGACGAACTGCTGCGCAAGCTGCGCGACCACGAGCCGCTCGAGGATTCGGACTGA